One window of the Saccopteryx bilineata isolate mSacBil1 chromosome 2, mSacBil1_pri_phased_curated, whole genome shotgun sequence genome contains the following:
- the CNOT4 gene encoding CCR4-NOT transcription complex subunit 4 isoform X5, whose amino-acid sequence MSRSPDAKEDPVECPLCMEPLEIDDINFFPCTCGYQICRFCWHRIRTDENGLCPACRKPYPEDPAVYKPLSQEELQRIKNEKKQKQNERKQKISENRKHLASVRVVQKNLVFVVGLSQRLADPEVLKRPEYFGKFGKIHKVVINNSTSYAGSQGPSASAYVTYIRSEDALRAIQCVNNVVVDGRTLKASLGTTKYCSYFLKNMQCPKPDCMYLHELGDEAASFTKEEMQAGKHQEYEQKLLQELYKLNPNFLQLSTGSVDKNKNKVTPLQRYDTPIEKPSDSLSIGNGDNSQQISNSDTPSPPPGLSKSNPVIPISSSNHSARSPFEGAVTESQSLFSDNFRHPNPIPSGLPPFPSSPQTSSDWPTAPEPQSLFTSETIPVSSSTDWQAAFGFGSSKQPEDDLGFDPFDVTRKALADLIEKELSVQDQPSLSPTSLQNSSSHTTSAKGPGSGFLHPAAPTNANSLNSTFSVLPQRLPQFQQHRPVYNSFSFPGQAARYPWMAFPRNNIMHLNHTANPTSNSNFLDLNLPPQHNTGLGGIPIAGEEEVKVSTMPLSASSHSLQQGQQPTSLHTTVA is encoded by the exons CCATATCCAGAAGACCCAGCAGTTTATAAACCACTCTCCCAGGAAGAACTGCAAAggataaagaatgagaaaaaacagaaacaaaatgagagaaaacagaaaatatcagaaaatcgCAAACATTTGGCTAGTGTACGTGTTGTACAAAAAAATCTTGTCTTTGTTGTAGGTCTGTCTCAGCGCCTAGCAGACCCAGAG gttTTAAAACGACCAGAATATTTTGGGAAGTTTGGTAAAATACATAAAGTTGTCATCAATAATAGCACATCATATGCAGGCTCACAG GGTCCAAGTGCCAGCGCTTACGTAACCTATATCCGGTCAGAAGACGCTCTCAGAGCCATACAATGTGTCAACAATGTAGTGGTGGACGGCAGAACGCTTAAG GCATCTCTAGGTACAACAAAATACTGCAGTTACTTCTTAAAGAATATGCAGTGTCCAAAACCTGACTGCATGTATCTACATGAATTGGGGGACGAGGCGGCCAGCTTCACAAAAGAGGAAATGCAG GCAGGTAAACACCAAGAATATGAACAGAAGCTACTAcaagaattatataaattaaaccCCAATTTTCTTCAATTATCTACGGGTTCAGTTGATAAGAATAAGAACAAAGTGACCCCACTGCAGAGGTATGATAC ccCCATTGAGAAACCTTCAGATTCTCTCAGTATAGGGAATGGTGATAATTCCCAGCAG aTATCTAACAGTGACACAccttcaccaccacctggtttATCAAAATCTAACCCAGTCATCCCCATCAGTTCATCCAATCACAGTGCACGGTCCCCTTTTGAAGGGGCAGTAACTGAGTCACAGTCGTTATTCTCAGATAACTTTCGCCATCCCAACCCTATTCCAAGCGGGCTTCCTCCTTTCCCCAGCTCCCCACAGACGTCTAGTGACTGGCCAACAGCCCCCGAGCCGCAGAGCCTCTTCACATCAG AAACCATCCCAGTATCGTCCTCTACAGACTGGCAAGCAGCATTTGGCTTTGGTTCTTCTAAACAGCCAGAGGATGACTTGGGTTTTGATCCCTTTGATGTCACTCGAAAAGCCTTAGCAGACCTGATTGAAAAGGAACTGTCAGTCCAAGACCAGCCCTCCCTTTCGCCCACATCTCTTCAGAACTCCTCTTCACACACTACAAGCGCCAAAGGTCCGGGCTCTGGATTCCTGCACCCCGCTGCACCTACGAATGCCAACTCTCTCAATAGTACCTTTTCAGTCTTGCCACAGAGGTTGCCTCAATTTCAGCAGCACCGACCGGTTTATAATTCATTCAGTTTTCCAGGCCAGGCAGCCCGCTACCCTTGGATGGCCTTTCCACGCAATAACATCATGCACTTGAACCACACAGCAAACCCCACCTCAAATAGTAATTTCTTGGACTTGAATCTCCCGCCACAGCACAACACAGGTCTGGGAGGGATCCCTATAGCAG GGGAAGAAGAGGTGAAGGTTTCGACCATGCCACTGTCAGCCTCTTCCCATTCATTACAACAAGGACAGCAACCTACAAGTCTCCACACTACTGTGGCCTGA
- the CNOT4 gene encoding CCR4-NOT transcription complex subunit 4 isoform X6 has product MSRSPDAKEDPVECPLCMEPLEIDDINFFPCTCGYQICRFCWHRIRTDENGLCPACRKPYPEDPAVYKPLSQEELQRIKNEKKQKQNERKQKISENRKHLASVRVVQKNLVFVVGLSQRLADPEVLKRPEYFGKFGKIHKVVINNSTSYAGSQGPSASAYVTYIRSEDALRAIQCVNNVVVDGRTLKASLGTTKYCSYFLKNMQCPKPDCMYLHELGDEAASFTKEEMQAGKHQEYEQKLLQELYKLNPNFLQLSTGSVDKNKNKVTPLQSPIEKPSDSLSIGNGDNSQQISNSDTPSPPPGLSKSNPVIPISSSNHSARSPFEGAVTESQSLFSDNFRHPNPIPSGLPPFPSSPQTSSDWPTAPEPQSLFTSETIPVSSSTDWQAAFGFGSSKQPEDDLGFDPFDVTRKALADLIEKELSVQDQPSLSPTSLQNSSSHTTSAKGPGSGFLHPAAPTNANSLNSTFSVLPQRLPQFQQHRPVYNSFSFPGQAARYPWMAFPRNNIMHLNHTANPTSNSNFLDLNLPPQHNTGLGGIPIAGEEEVKVSTMPLSASSHSLQQGQQPTSLHTTVA; this is encoded by the exons CCATATCCAGAAGACCCAGCAGTTTATAAACCACTCTCCCAGGAAGAACTGCAAAggataaagaatgagaaaaaacagaaacaaaatgagagaaaacagaaaatatcagaaaatcgCAAACATTTGGCTAGTGTACGTGTTGTACAAAAAAATCTTGTCTTTGTTGTAGGTCTGTCTCAGCGCCTAGCAGACCCAGAG gttTTAAAACGACCAGAATATTTTGGGAAGTTTGGTAAAATACATAAAGTTGTCATCAATAATAGCACATCATATGCAGGCTCACAG GGTCCAAGTGCCAGCGCTTACGTAACCTATATCCGGTCAGAAGACGCTCTCAGAGCCATACAATGTGTCAACAATGTAGTGGTGGACGGCAGAACGCTTAAG GCATCTCTAGGTACAACAAAATACTGCAGTTACTTCTTAAAGAATATGCAGTGTCCAAAACCTGACTGCATGTATCTACATGAATTGGGGGACGAGGCGGCCAGCTTCACAAAAGAGGAAATGCAG GCAGGTAAACACCAAGAATATGAACAGAAGCTACTAcaagaattatataaattaaaccCCAATTTTCTTCAATTATCTACGGGTTCAGTTGATAAGAATAAGAACAAAGTGACCCCACTGCAGAG ccCCATTGAGAAACCTTCAGATTCTCTCAGTATAGGGAATGGTGATAATTCCCAGCAG aTATCTAACAGTGACACAccttcaccaccacctggtttATCAAAATCTAACCCAGTCATCCCCATCAGTTCATCCAATCACAGTGCACGGTCCCCTTTTGAAGGGGCAGTAACTGAGTCACAGTCGTTATTCTCAGATAACTTTCGCCATCCCAACCCTATTCCAAGCGGGCTTCCTCCTTTCCCCAGCTCCCCACAGACGTCTAGTGACTGGCCAACAGCCCCCGAGCCGCAGAGCCTCTTCACATCAG AAACCATCCCAGTATCGTCCTCTACAGACTGGCAAGCAGCATTTGGCTTTGGTTCTTCTAAACAGCCAGAGGATGACTTGGGTTTTGATCCCTTTGATGTCACTCGAAAAGCCTTAGCAGACCTGATTGAAAAGGAACTGTCAGTCCAAGACCAGCCCTCCCTTTCGCCCACATCTCTTCAGAACTCCTCTTCACACACTACAAGCGCCAAAGGTCCGGGCTCTGGATTCCTGCACCCCGCTGCACCTACGAATGCCAACTCTCTCAATAGTACCTTTTCAGTCTTGCCACAGAGGTTGCCTCAATTTCAGCAGCACCGACCGGTTTATAATTCATTCAGTTTTCCAGGCCAGGCAGCCCGCTACCCTTGGATGGCCTTTCCACGCAATAACATCATGCACTTGAACCACACAGCAAACCCCACCTCAAATAGTAATTTCTTGGACTTGAATCTCCCGCCACAGCACAACACAGGTCTGGGAGGGATCCCTATAGCAG GGGAAGAAGAGGTGAAGGTTTCGACCATGCCACTGTCAGCCTCTTCCCATTCATTACAACAAGGACAGCAACCTACAAGTCTCCACACTACTGTGGCCTGA